A window of Thermotoga sp. Mc24 genomic DNA:
CTGCCACGAGTGTGGTGGAAGTGGTAGAGTTCTCAGAAAGGTCAGGAGAACGGTGAAAATACCGCCAAATGTGGAAGATGGAACTCAGCTTAGAATCACTGGCGGTGGAAATGCGGGATACTACGGTGGACCTTACGGTGATTTGATAATCGTCGTTCGTGTGAGACCAGATTCCAGATTCAAAAAATCCGGTTCGGATCTCGTGTACGATGTTACAATAGACTACCTCCAGGCCATTTTGGGAACAACCGTTGAAGTTCCTCTTCCAGAAGGTGGTACGACAATGCTGAAGATTCCTCCGGGAACTCAGCCGGAAACCGTCTTCAGATTGAAGGGAAAAGGCCTTCCAAACAGGTATGGAAGACGCGGAGATCTCATCGTAAATGTACACGTTGAGATACCAAAGACTCTTTCCAGAGAGGAAAGAAAAGTCCTTGAAGACCTGGCGAAAAAACGCGGGGTCACGATCGGTTAACGCTTGGGATTGACGAGTGCTTCTCTTACAACAAGCTTAACGTTATCTGGAACCGTGACTTCGACGGTGAAAGGGCCTCTTCGGACACTCATCCATCCCAGTCCTGCCACCGCCAGTTCTTCTCCTTCTTTTAATGTGAAAATTTCTCTCTTCCACTTGAAGTTTTCAAATTCTGTTTTGGAACACGGAGGAATCAACAGATCTCCCAGTCTTTTTTTCATGAGTTCGTCCGCCCTCTCTCTTTTCGTTTCATGGAAAGTTACCTCTTTGGAGGAGAAAAGCAGAAAGATCGGTTTCTTTTCCGTTTCATAGTGGATATCGAATCGGCACAGCCCTCCCATAAAGACGGTTCTGCCATTATCCGGCTTGAAGGTTTTCCTGGAGAGTTCTTCTCTTGGTAAAACTCTTTTTTGACATTCAGAATCCAGAAGATCGAGAATTCTATCGTTTGTCATGATACCTGGTGTATCGTAGAGATACAGATTCGCTTCTCTTACCTTTCTTCTGAGAATACCCAGAGTTGTCCCCGGGAAGGGACTTATGGTGTTCTCATGGGTACAGATCTTGTTCATCAGAGAAGATTTTCCAACGTTCGTTACTCCCACCACCAACGCCTTGTCGGTCAACAGTGAAAGATACTTCACAAGCGAGCTCAGACCAAAATTTTTTTCAGCACTGACGATCCTTATGTCATCCGGATTGTGTACTCTTATCCTTTTCTTCACCCATTCTTTGATTTCCTTCACTGTAACCACCCTTGGCAGGAGATCGACCTTGTTTATGGCGTAGATAACCCTCTTCCCCTTCAAAATTTCTGCTATATCCTCTCTGTAAGTTCCCTCGAAATCGAAAATATCGATCACCCAGACCACAACATCGAATCCTCCAAGGTACGATTTCAACTGGTTTTTGAAATCCCAATTGAATTCGACTGGCTCCAGTTTGCCGTAATGTTTCATCCGAAAGCATCTTTGACAGAGTATTTCTCTTCCTTCTTCGAGTCTTCTTTCAAAGACCTGACGTGGGATGTACCCTGGTTTTTTTGGATCCTCAAACTGAATGGCTGCTCCGCATCCGGGACACTTCATCGAGTCTCACCTCATTTTATGTCGTCTTTCAATCCTATTTCCTGTAGTATGATGAAGTCCTTTTCTCTCCAATTTTCTTTTACCTTGACGTTCAGGTCGAGATACACTTTTCTTCCCACGAGAAACTCCAGTTCCTCACGGGCGAGCGTTCCAATCTTTTTTATCATGCTACCGTTCTTTCCTATGATAATCCCCTTCTGAGAATCACGTTCCACGTATATGTTCGCACGTATGTAGAGAACACCGTTTGGTCTATCCTTTATTTCCTCAATCACCACGGCCGTGGAGTGAGGTACCTCCTGCCTTGTGAGATGAAAGATCTTCTCCCTTATGATTTCAGCAGCCATGAAAGAGAGAGGACGATCCGTTACCATGTCCTCGGGGTAATACTGTGGTCCCTCGGGTAGCTCTTCCTTTATCTTTTCCAGAACCTCATAGACACCTTCGCCTCTCAAAGCGGATATGTAGTGAACAGCCACGGCGTTTTCCACCATGTTTTTTGCAAGTTCTCCCACCGCTTTTGCTCTTTCTTCACCCGCCACATCGATCTTGTTCACAGCGATGATAGTTTTGGTTCCAGACTCGCTCACAATCTTCGCAACATGTTCGTCTGTCTTCGTAAAGCCATCCGCCGCGTCCAGCATGAAGAGAATCAGATCCACTCCTTTAAGAGCCTGAACAGCAGCCTTCACCATGTATTCTCCAAGTCTGTGAAGAGGTTTGTGGATACCGGGAGTATCCACAAATATGATCTGACTATCTTTGTCCGTGTAGATACAATTTACCCTGTTCCTGGTAGTTTGTGGTTTGTCTGAGACGATCACTACTTTTCTTCCCATAACAGTATTTATGAAAGTCGATTTCCCCACATTCGGTTTTCCTGCCAGAGCGACAAAACCCGATTTAATGTTCACCACCTCCCAGCCTGAACCCTCTTGGTAGAAGATCTTTCAATTTCACAACTTCGAAGTTTCCATCTTTATCTGCCATTATCACATCCAGATCATCGGAAAATTCGTAGAGAACCTGTCTGCAAGCACCGCAGGGAGTAGTCTTATCTGGAGAATCCGATGCTATTGCTATTGCCACGAACTCCCTCTCTCCTTCAGAGACAGCCTTGAACACGGCTACTCTTTCAGCGCAAACTGTAAGACCGTAAGAAGAATTCTCCACATTCACCCCCGTGTATATTTTTCCACTCTTCGCGAGCAAAGCGGCACCTACTCTGAAACCCGAGTACTTAGCGTACGCCTTTTTCCTGGCTTCCAGAGCCATTTTCACCAGTTTCTCCGGATCCACCATTGATCTCTTCCCTCCCAAGTATCTTTATCATGACTTTCTCTATTCTGTTTTTCCCGACAGCGAGTATTTTGAAATACAGATTTCCGATCACCGCTTCTTCTCCAACGTTTGGGATTCTCTTGAAATGCTCGAGCAGATATCCTGCTATCGTTTCGTACTCCGTTTCTGGAAATTGAACACGCAACTCCATCTCGATGTCGTTTATCGGTGTGGTGCCATCTACCACAAAAGTCCTTTCATCGATTTTTCTTATACCGGAGATCTCATCGTAGTCGTACTCGTCCATTATGTTTCCAAAGAGTTCTTCTATGATGTCTTCGAGCGTTACGATACCGGCTGTTCCTCCATACTCATCCACAACGATCGCTATATGAATCTTCCTGGCTTTGAGGATCTTAAGGAGTTCATCTATGTTCATCGTCTCGGGAACGTACAGGGCTTCTCTCATGATATCTTTAACTTTCATACTTTTCACTTCTTCGCAATCTTTTGCCGCCAGAATCGAAAGTACATCCTTAGCGTAGCAGATACCCACGATGTTGTCTATGGTTTCTTTATAGACGGGTATTCTGGAGTATCCTTCGTCTTCAACCAGTTCGATGAGGTCTTTCACCGTTTGATTCTCCTCTATTGCCACTATGTCAACCCGCGGTGTCATGATTTCTTTCACGGCTATCTGTTTCATCTCGAAAGCGCGCTTGATGATCCTTTCTTCTTCCTCCTCTATGACACCCATTTCTCCTCCGACCTGAACAATAGAAACGATATCCTCCTCAGTTATGAACAGATCTTCAGAGACCTTTTTTCCATGCCTCAGAGAAATGATGCCATCTGCTATTTTCACGAGTAACCTTCCTATGGGATCCAGAACTCGTGTGAGAAATCTTATAGTTCCTATCGATCTGCGGAACACACGTTCTGGATCTGATCGGGCCAGGACCTTCGGTGTAATCTCACCGAAGATGAGAAGGATGGTGGTAATGAAGAGAGTAGATACGATTGCCACGAACTCTTCGCTCACGTTTCTGAGCAGATTCAAGAAGATGAGAGTGGAAATAGAAGATGCGAGGAGATTGACGAGATTGTTACTTATGAGAATCGTAGTGAGATACTTGTTGAACAGGTGTATGTAACTTGCTTTTTCAGAACTTTCCTCCTTTTCTTCCAGAAACTCTTTGATCTTGACCTTACTCATGAGGGTGAGTGCGGTCTCCGAAGAAGAGAAAAAGTTCGACAGATAGATCAGGATGACCAGCAACAGCGACTCCAGTCCAAGAGTCAAAGCATTACTGACAGGATCTTCCACTTCTGTTCCACCTCCATCAATAGTGATAGTTTTCACCATGGATTATTTTAAACGCTCTGAATATCTGCTCCAGTACTATCAAAACGGTCATTCCATGTGTAAAGGTCATCTTCGATAATGAAAAAACACGGTGGGCCTTCGCGAAAATCTCCTCACTCAACCCGTAAGGCCCACCTATCAGGATAGTTATATCCTTTCCTCTCATTTCCAAATCTTTGAGAAAATCAGAGAACTCTTCTGAAGAGACTTCTTCACCTTTCCTATCCATGACCACTACAGAACTTCCAGGAAGAATCCTGTTTGCCAGATCTTCCGTTTCTTTCCTGACGATTTCTTCGATGCTTCCTCTGTGGATTCGCTTTATTTCGAGAACTTCCAGCCTACAAAATCGTCTCAAGAACTTTTCGTAGTGCCCTATCCCTTCTCTGATAAAACCGTCCAGCTTTCCGTTCACCGCTATTCTTACTCTCATTTCTCACTCTCTCTAACGAGTATTTCCAGAAGACTGGATTCTATGACCTTTTTAGCGTTGAGGTCCGTTCTCAGGTAGTAAGAAACCGTCTTCAACAAAGATTCGAGCGGGAAAAGTCCTACTATCTCCGATCCCAGAACCGGTACTCCGTATCTTTCGGCTTCCATCTTTATGAGTTCGAAAACTCGATAGAGAGGTGTTTTTTTGTGATCTGTTATGTTAATAGAGACCTGGACAACTCCCTTTCCTTTCAAATCAACGCCTATCGCTTTGACGTATCTAAGTCCTCCGCTGGAGAACCTGATTGCCCTGGCTATTTTTTCGGCTATTTTCACATCTCGTGTTCCGAGGTTCACGTTAAAAGCTATGAGAAACTCTCGTGCACCAACTGCTGTTACGCCCGCTGTGGGATGTACGCGGTCGGGACCAAAATCTGGCTTCCATAGAGGATCTTTTATCTTCTCGAAAAAACCTTCAAACTCTCCCCTTCTGATATCTGCAAGATTTTGTCTTTCAGGTCGTGTGGCAGATTTCTCGTAGAGATACACGGGGATTCCCAGTTCTTCTCCTATCCTGCGCCCGAGTATTTTCGAATACCCCACACACTCTTCCATGGTCGTGTTGTAGAGGGGTACAAGAGGAATGACATCCGCTGCACCCATTCTGGGATGTTGACCCGTGTGATTTCTCAGATCGATGAGTTCGGCTGCCTTTTTCGTCATATCGAAGAGAGCGTTTATGAGGTTCTCCGGTTCTCCCACGAGTGTGACCACCGATCTGTTGTGGTCCGCATCCATTGACCAGTCGAGAACCCATACCCTGTCGTATTTTTTCGCCTCCGCGACAATCTTTTCAACTACTTCCTTTCTTCTCCCTTCGCTGAAGTTTGGCACCGATTCTATCAGTTTCAATTCTCATTCCCCCTCGGTTTCACCATTCTATCTTTCAGAGTTAAAATGATTTCCTCATAGGTTTTACCATCGTCCGGGTAACATACGTACGCGTAGCTGAAACGTTCGGAAAGTTTCTCTTTCATTCTCTTTGTAACGGCCTCTATTCCGTGTTTCCCCGTCAGGGTCAGTACAAACAGGTATTCGCTGGCAGAGATGGGAAATATGTAATCCGTTTCTCTGAAAAACTTCCCAATAGCCTCATAATCTCTCATGATATCTTCGAACTTAACGTACATGACGCAGAAGCGAGAACCCGTCCTGTTGGAACGTTTTATTTCTTTTCTCACAATATCTTCGAATTTAAAAGTGATCTCAAGATCCTCGATGTTTTTTCTGAGAGAAACAGTAAGTCTAGGTGCGGAAGAAATGATTTTTTTGACTCTTTCCAAGAGATAATCAAGCTTGAAGGGTTTGAGAATGTAGTCAACCGCACCCGCTCTCACCGAATTAATAATGAGATCTTTGTCAACGTATGCACTCAGAACCGCAATCTTTGTGTTGGGAAATTCCTCACGTATTCTTCTTATCAGGTTCAGGCTCTCTTCACCTTCGAACATATCTACAAATACGAGATCGATCTTTTCACGACGAAGGAGCGTGAACGCTTCCTGCTCATTCCTTGCCCAGATCACATTGAAACCGTCTTTTTCAAGGGCATTTTTGACAGCAAGAAAGGTGATTCTGGATTCATCCACTACCATAACCGTTGGAGTCACCGTGAACTCCTCCTTATTATCACTAATTTTAACATCGATCACTCTATTTTGTTCATGATGAATTTGAAGTATTCCTCTTCATCATCAAAAGTGATGGTTTTTACGATCGTCCTGTAGCCGGGTTTCACGATCGTGATCTCGTAGGTTCCTACCTGGACATATAGAGTGATGGGGGTTTCACCGTGGTAGTACCCGTTCAGGTATATTGCGGCTCTAGATGGGTCAGTTTCTATTCTGACTTCTGAGAAGACCACTTTCCTCTCCAGCCTTCTGAAAATCTCTTTTTCTTCTCCCGGTGCGAGATTCACCGTGAAGCGATCTGTTTCGTATCCTTCTTTTTCCAGTTTTATCTCGTACGTTCCCGGATCGAGGATGAGATTCAAGCCGTTCTGATCGGTCGTTCCCACGTATCTTCCGTTGATATAGACGTCGACCCCAGAAGGATCTGTTCTCAGTTTCAAAGAAGACTGCGATGGTTTCAGTGCGACGTACACGGATCTGGTTTCTCCCGCACTGAGCGTTATGTTCCGGGTTTCTTCGCGGTATCCCTCTTTTCTGAACGTGACAGTGTAATTTCCGGGAGAAAGGTTCAGCGTCAGAGGAGTCTTTCCCTGATAGACTCCGTTCAGATAGACACTCGCACCGCTCGGGCTTGAACTGAGAGAGAGCTGGGCGAGAGGCAGGGTGGCTGTCACCTTTACCGTCTTGTCTCTTTCCACATAGACTTCCTTGTAGAACGTATAGTTCTCGAAATACACCGTCACGTAGTGTGTTCCTTCGTCCACCGACACCGTGACCGGTGTCTTCCCCTTGTAAGAACCGTCGATATAGACTGTCATTCCAGGAGGGGTCGAGTCAACGATCAGCGTTCCAAAAGCGGGAGCCCTTCCCACATAGAAATAAGTGAGATCGGAGACCCACTCATCACTGAGGTAAGGTTTCAACTTGTTTTGAACGTACTCTTCGACGTTGTCAGACAGCGTCGGAAAGGCTTGGGCAGTCCCAAGTTCTTTCAGCTGGTTGAAAATCGGTATCGGCCGTGCGCTCGCGATCACCTGAATGTACTCTTTTCCATACGGCGGTGAAACTCTGAGAGAGTAGGTTGATTTCGAAGGGATCTTTTTTATCTCATTCGCCCTGACGAAGTTGTCGCTTTCATATTTGTTCGGGAAGATGAGAGTCACTTTACCCTGTGCGTTGATGTCGTAGACGAGTATGTAGGCATCTTTGGAAGATTTGACGAAGATCTCCATCCTCTCTCCAACTTCATAAACGGAGCCTTCCGGTTTGTTGAGCCACACATCCACCGTGAAGTAAGGTTTTTCGGGTACTATGATGATACTCTTTGCATCGAAAGAGAAAGCCACCATCGAGACAAGAATCAGAAGAAAAAACACATATCTCCTCATGAGTCACACCTCCTCATCATTTTATCCATCTGACTTCTGCACCGAGGATTTTTAATCCGCTAGGATTTTCCTGAACAAAAGCGGCAAAACCGTCAACACCACTCATAGGTCCAAGGTGATAAACTCCACTGTTATCGAGGTATATTTCGTTCTCATCTTTTATATCTACTACTTCACAGTGATTATCACGTTTGTTGAAGGTTACCACAAAAAATTTCGTGATTTTAACATCCTTCGTCAAATCTTTGACCTTCGCCTGCCACTCTCCCTGATCTGCCTGCCACCAAACATCCACGTCGTAAGTTGGATAGTAACTGCTCCAGATCCGGTTCAAGTCGTTTTTAAGATCTGTCGTCTCAACGATTTCACCGGCTGCTGCGACGAAATCGCCACTTTGTTCATAGAATGTTTTTCTCTCATAGTAAGCGCTACCTTCATTCGGATAGTAGAGTACAATCACAGGGTGTTCCTGAACAAGATAATCACCGTAGGATGGTTGATACCAATCCATCACATCGTAAAGATAAGTATTTCCAACCACCTCGACAATGAACTCGTGTCTTTCTTCAAATAGAGGCAGACAGGCTGTCAGAAGCAGAAAAACCACACCTACGAAAAGAAGAAATCTTTTCATTTTCTTCACCCCCTCGAATCTAAGACCTTCGGTAGTGAGAAAGAGTTCTCAAAGTTTCTTCTCCACTCTTGCAAGTGCGATTCCCTTGAGAATGAGTCCTATGAAAATGGAAAACACAAGTGTGGAGGTTCCTCCATAGCTGATAAAGGGAAGAGGAACACCTGTGACTGGAAGGAGTCCAAAGTTCATTGAGACGTTTTCGAAGACGTGAAACCATATCAATCCACACGCAGAAACCATCAGTATCTCCCAGTATTCATCCTTCACATTCAGGATCCATCGAGAAACCTCGAAGAACAGAAGACCAAAGAGTGAAAGCAAAAAGACTATCCCGACGAAACCGAACTCTTCGCCAATCACCGAGACGATGAAATCGGTGTACGAAACGGGGACGTACCCCATAAGGTTCGCCTTTCCTTTCATGTATCCCGTTCCAAAGAGTCCACCGGCTCCAATCGCGTGAATCGACTGCAGGACGTTGTAAGAGTAACTCTCACCGTACTCTTCCGGGTTGAGAAAAGAGAGTATCCTTGCTCTTTGATAGTCCTTCAACCCAAAGAAAAAGAAAACAGGGATAAACACAAGGACAAATATCAACAGAATCACAAGGGGCTTCTTATTCACATTCGAGGCCAGAACCGCAAACAACCAGATCAATCCCACGGAAAGCGTGGTGCCAAGATCAGGTTCAAGAAATATGAGAACAGCGGGGACAACCGTGAGGAAAAGACTTCTCCAGAACCACTTCTTCTCCAGAAGGTAAGGGAGCAGAACGATGAGAGAAAGCTTTGCAAAATCTGAAGGCTGGAAACTGAATCCCATGATTCTGAACCATCTCTTTGAACCACCGATGGGTGTCCCCTTTACAAGGAGAACTAC
This region includes:
- the yqeH gene encoding ribosome biogenesis GTPase YqeH is translated as MKCPGCGAAIQFEDPKKPGYIPRQVFERRLEEGREILCQRCFRMKHYGKLEPVEFNWDFKNQLKSYLGGFDVVVWVIDIFDFEGTYREDIAEILKGKRVIYAINKVDLLPRVVTVKEIKEWVKKRIRVHNPDDIRIVSAEKNFGLSSLVKYLSLLTDKALVVGVTNVGKSSLMNKICTHENTISPFPGTTLGILRRKVREANLYLYDTPGIMTNDRILDLLDSECQKRVLPREELSRKTFKPDNGRTVFMGGLCRFDIHYETEKKPIFLLFSSKEVTFHETKRERADELMKKRLGDLLIPPCSKTEFENFKWKREIFTLKEGEELAVAGLGWMSVRRGPFTVEVTVPDNVKLVVREALVNPKR
- the era gene encoding GTPase Era; its protein translation is MKSGFVALAGKPNVGKSTFINTVMGRKVVIVSDKPQTTRNRVNCIYTDKDSQIIFVDTPGIHKPLHRLGEYMVKAAVQALKGVDLILFMLDAADGFTKTDEHVAKIVSESGTKTIIAVNKIDVAGEERAKAVGELAKNMVENAVAVHYISALRGEGVYEVLEKIKEELPEGPQYYPEDMVTDRPLSFMAAEIIREKIFHLTRQEVPHSTAVVIEEIKDRPNGVLYIRANIYVERDSQKGIIIGKNGSMIKKIGTLAREELEFLVGRKVYLDLNVKVKENWREKDFIILQEIGLKDDIK
- the cdd gene encoding cytidine deaminase encodes the protein MVDPEKLVKMALEARKKAYAKYSGFRVGAALLAKSGKIYTGVNVENSSYGLTVCAERVAVFKAVSEGEREFVAIAIASDSPDKTTPCGACRQVLYEFSDDLDVIMADKDGNFEVVKLKDLLPRGFRLGGGEH
- a CDS encoding hemolysin family protein, whose protein sequence is MEDPVSNALTLGLESLLLVILIYLSNFFSSSETALTLMSKVKIKEFLEEKEESSEKASYIHLFNKYLTTILISNNLVNLLASSISTLIFLNLLRNVSEEFVAIVSTLFITTILLIFGEITPKVLARSDPERVFRRSIGTIRFLTRVLDPIGRLLVKIADGIISLRHGKKVSEDLFITEEDIVSIVQVGGEMGVIEEEEERIIKRAFEMKQIAVKEIMTPRVDIVAIEENQTVKDLIELVEDEGYSRIPVYKETIDNIVGICYAKDVLSILAAKDCEEVKSMKVKDIMREALYVPETMNIDELLKILKARKIHIAIVVDEYGGTAGIVTLEDIIEELFGNIMDEYDYDEISGIRKIDERTFVVDGTTPINDIEMELRVQFPETEYETIAGYLLEHFKRIPNVGEEAVIGNLYFKILAVGKNRIEKVMIKILGREEINGGSGETGENGSGSQEKGVR
- a CDS encoding 23S rRNA (pseudouridine(1915)-N(3))-methyltransferase RlmH → MRVRIAVNGKLDGFIREGIGHYEKFLRRFCRLEVLEIKRIHRGSIEEIVRKETEDLANRILPGSSVVVMDRKGEEVSSEEFSDFLKDLEMRGKDITILIGGPYGLSEEIFAKAHRVFSLSKMTFTHGMTVLIVLEQIFRAFKIIHGENYHY
- the ftcD gene encoding glutamate formimidoyltransferase; translated protein: MKLIESVPNFSEGRRKEVVEKIVAEAKKYDRVWVLDWSMDADHNRSVVTLVGEPENLINALFDMTKKAAELIDLRNHTGQHPRMGAADVIPLVPLYNTTMEECVGYSKILGRRIGEELGIPVYLYEKSATRPERQNLADIRRGEFEGFFEKIKDPLWKPDFGPDRVHPTAGVTAVGAREFLIAFNVNLGTRDVKIAEKIARAIRFSSGGLRYVKAIGVDLKGKGVVQVSINITDHKKTPLYRVFELIKMEAERYGVPVLGSEIVGLFPLESLLKTVSYYLRTDLNAKKVIESSLLEILVRESEK
- a CDS encoding response regulator; protein product: MTPTVMVVDESRITFLAVKNALEKDGFNVIWARNEQEAFTLLRREKIDLVFVDMFEGEESLNLIRRIREEFPNTKIAVLSAYVDKDLIINSVRAGAVDYILKPFKLDYLLERVKKIISSAPRLTVSLRKNIEDLEITFKFEDIVRKEIKRSNRTGSRFCVMYVKFEDIMRDYEAIGKFFRETDYIFPISASEYLFVLTLTGKHGIEAVTKRMKEKLSERFSYAYVCYPDDGKTYEEIILTLKDRMVKPRGNEN
- a CDS encoding PEGA domain-containing protein, with the translated sequence MRRYVFFLLILVSMVAFSFDAKSIIIVPEKPYFTVDVWLNKPEGSVYEVGERMEIFVKSSKDAYILVYDINAQGKVTLIFPNKYESDNFVRANEIKKIPSKSTYSLRVSPPYGKEYIQVIASARPIPIFNQLKELGTAQAFPTLSDNVEEYVQNKLKPYLSDEWVSDLTYFYVGRAPAFGTLIVDSTPPGMTVYIDGSYKGKTPVTVSVDEGTHYVTVYFENYTFYKEVYVERDKTVKVTATLPLAQLSLSSSPSGASVYLNGVYQGKTPLTLNLSPGNYTVTFRKEGYREETRNITLSAGETRSVYVALKPSQSSLKLRTDPSGVDVYINGRYVGTTDQNGLNLILDPGTYEIKLEKEGYETDRFTVNLAPGEEKEIFRRLERKVVFSEVRIETDPSRAAIYLNGYYHGETPITLYVQVGTYEITIVKPGYRTIVKTITFDDEEEYFKFIMNKIE
- a CDS encoding FtsW/RodA/SpoVE family cell cycle protein, with translation MVVVLVAVLMLFGLTTLRSATYGENEQLFTRQIVWDVAGFSLMFLILFIKDRTIRNFSIILYVFSIVLLVVLLVKGTPIGGSKRWFRIMGFSFQPSDFAKLSLIVLLPYLLEKKWFWRSLFLTVVPAVLIFLEPDLGTTLSVGLIWLFAVLASNVNKKPLVILLIFVLVFIPVFFFFGLKDYQRARILSFLNPEEYGESYSYNVLQSIHAIGAGGLFGTGYMKGKANLMGYVPVSYTDFIVSVIGEEFGFVGIVFLLSLFGLLFFEVSRWILNVKDEYWEILMVSACGLIWFHVFENVSMNFGLLPVTGVPLPFISYGGTSTLVFSIFIGLILKGIALARVEKKL